ATCCTTCGGGGAGATATTGCAGCAAGATTTTATCAGATTCCAGCTGCTATTCTGCATGTACTCCATAGATTAATATACAAGGGGATTGAATATTAGCATTTGATCGATCTTAATGCAATCTGGCTGTCAGTGTTTTTCTTCAGTAGCGCTAAAGTATTTATTTGCTTGGATTGGAATCATCACCCCACATTGTTagatgtgtatatatatatatgcacaCGACTGTTCTATCTGTTCTCTTCCTCTCATATGTTTGCTTTTCTGAGTTTAACCATTTGGATAGAGAAATCACTCTTTTCAAGATCATAATGTCTATTCACAGACATATTCATGTCATTGATTTATAAGAAATCTGTTCTTTTGCCAGATTTCTGTCAAAACTGTTCATATTCTTAGCCAACCAATGTTGTGCAAAATGCATTTCTTCCATATACACTGGAGAGTGAAAGTGTTCTTAGCCTTAGTTCATCATGAACCATATAGACAGACTTGAACCCAGCTGGCTAGGCTATGCCCAAGCTGGTGCATGGACTTTGGGTTGGTGGGCTATAGAAATTGGGGCTTACCCATTAGCCCAAGGGGGAAAAATAGAGGCTAATTCTAGAAGATAAAGGTAACTTAGTTAATGGATTGAATATCACTATCAAACAATATGAATGGAATGACAACACCAATACTACGGCCTTCCAAGGCCCACAACACCACCTtccttaaaaacaaaaactatggactaaaatataatatttatatatattttcctaacaaccaaattatttaatctctcttaatTCTTTATAAACTTCAGCTTCCTCATGACTTCGTTTCATACTTTGTAGGATGAATTTATTAAGTTCTTGCTGAAGTCCCACAGTCTCTTTGCAAGTGTTTCGTCTCTAGCGTATGAGCTCGCTCGCTTCTCGTTGCAGTCCAAAAAGTACTTCCCGCTCACTCCCTTCAAGCTCGGGTGGAGTGCCACATAGCATGTTGTCGCCGccccctaaaaaaaattaacatcgATGCCTTATTACTAAACTATGACgaacatattatttgtaatatatatttcaaaaaattaataataataatattaagttGGTTTTATTTACCTGAGGAACATTCTTCCAGATAAAGAAGGAGAAAGCCTGCAAAAGCCCTAtaacgagagagagagagagaaagagatgatAAATAACGACATGTcgtaaaatgaaataaataataagaagataaaaggggggagaaaagagaaaagagaaacgagAAACGACGTGTCGTACTCATGAGAAGCATGGAATGCCTCATAAGAGGCGTCATTATCAACCCTGGATGCACCGCGTTGGCTGTTATGTTCACACCCTCTTCCTATaaccaacaaaataataataataatatcattatatcattattattataattttaaaattaaaaatttaaagacctACTTGAAATCGACGAGTAAGCTCCTTGACATGTAAAATGTTCGCTAGTTTTGATTGCCCGTACGCTCTTTTATCAGAATACCTATAAATTAACCGCTTTCTATTATAATTCgcaactaaaaataaataaataattaatgaaaaaaataaaataaaataaatacccATTCTTATCATTGATTTTATTGAAGCGAATTCCATCCCCATAAGTGTGGACATGAGCAATAGATGACAAATTGACAATTCTACCCTCGATTCCTGTGCTTTTGGCAGTGCTCTTCATTTTCTCAAGAAGTAGGTTTGTCAGCAGAAAatgacctaaaaaaaaaaaaaaaaaaaacaaaaaaNatatatatttaattaattaataataaaaaaataattattgtacCGAGGTGGTTGGTGGCAAACTGCAACTCTATCCCATCTTCAGAGAGTTGAAACGGGCAAAACATAACCCCAGCGTTATTTCTGAAATTACACAAATAAAAATcacttcaaaaaataaataaataattcaaataaataattcataaaatttaaaaaaattacattaaaatattgagaGGGAGATTAAGCGCAAGGAAATTATGAGCAAATTCCGTGGTGGACTTGATGGAAGAAAGGTCAAGCTTAAGAACGTCCAATTTGGCGGCCGGATTTTGTTCCAGTAATTGCTGTTTAGCTTTGTTTGCAGCCTCCAAATTCCTGGCTCCGATGATCACGTGCACTTTTCTCATCGCCAAAACCCTCACCGTTTCCAGCCCGATCCCACTCGCTCCTCCGGTCACAATGGCGGTGAGATTCGCAGCGTCGATCCCTTCACTCACCTCCTCCGCCGTGGAAGCTGACCCAAACCCGCTAGGCCCGGGCCATCCAGTTACGAGGGAAATGATCGACATTTGTCAACGAAGGTGGCAGCGACGGCGGTGGAGGCGGCGACGGTGGCGGCGATGGGAGGAGGACAAAAGGGGGAAAGAAATTTATAGAGGATTTAGGAGTGGTGGGGGGAGGGAGTAAATGTGATGGGGATTTGGCAGGTTTTGGATAGTAAATAGCTTGCTGTTTGGTTaaaccctttctttttcttctgccCTTCCTTTAtgttcatatttattatttattatggaATTATTTCTCTACCTATTATTAAactacttttaatttcaaataaattaaattagtattgttaaaatttgttttaatatataataatattttttttactgaggAACGTGTCccttaggaagagatttttacattattataaaataatagtttattctcatctccaaccaatgtgggtcCACAATTCCCCTATCATAATCGGTGGCACTCTTCCTCTCTTACATGTAATCCCACgtaatgaattattaattaaatagtttgaGGGCTTTaacctattttaattttttatatgtaatttttaaataaattagaaatatatatatatatatatatattatttaaggagtaattatgattttaaaagtttagaaaattgTATTATGAGAATAGATAAATGCGTTTTGATTCTTAGCAGCCGACCTAAATTTGGAGCTGTATAAACGGTCAAACGCTGCCGTTTCAATTACCTGTCGGTGACGGAGGCACGgggattttattttcttcgagaaaaaaaaagaaaaagtctgGATTTCACATTTATTGTTAAGTTATTatcaagaaatttttttaaaaagctataatttttttttctattttagggAAATTAAATGGGACATTATTTGTACTGATACAGTGAActgtaattaaatattaatttatgcaTGGTAATTTTAGGATACACATTTACTataaaaatgcaaaatatatatatttttttatttctctctatctaattttaataatttggctaaattaaaaataaaaaaaaagtcccttaaaaaaaacatatattatttagaaaaatacaatattacccttaatttttatatatcatttagttttttttaacgtaattttatgcatttttatgtgttaaagatttattattttagtttatgtgTCCATTTTCTTAGCTTTatgattatataataaaatccGAATCATTATTTTCATGATTCTTTTAATTGCGAAATTGAacgaatattaataaattaaatttcttaataataataaatgaaccaattaaaaattgatttttaaaacgggaatttaatatatttaaagaaagtttataatttaaattaatgcagttattaatttaaaatttatatggaTTCATCCCTAAATTTAGGgtaattgatttaaaataaataaataaaataataaaatatgaaggCTCATGCACCTGCCCGGTGCCCTATATAATAAGGACCATCGGCCCACACCGTCCTCAATAATGAGGGCTGGTTCCCGTGGTCTCATTAACCtttcaatttctcatttattaagTACCAGAGGTTACCCATCTTCATTAGGGTACCGTGCccttatcatttttctttttcataattttctcgACACCGCTATCATTTTAATTCTCGttaaccctttttctttttattatcatttatgaGATCGTCAATATTAGTCTCTCAATTCCAACGAACGAACAGTGAATTCTTAACACGAAAGAAACTTACGTTTATTACGAACATTCTCCAT
This portion of the Cucurbita pepo subsp. pepo cultivar mu-cu-16 chromosome LG08, ASM280686v2, whole genome shotgun sequence genome encodes:
- the LOC111800669 gene encoding short-chain dehydrogenase TIC 32, chloroplastic-like; translation: MSIISLVTGWPGPSGFGSASTAEEVSEGIDAANLTAIVTGGASGIGLETVRVLAMRKVHVIIGARNLEAANKAKQQLLEQNPAAKLDVLKLDLSSIKSTTEFAHNFLALNLPLNILINNAGVMFCPFQLSEDGIELQFATNHLGHFLLTNLLLEKMKSTAKSTGIEGRIVNLSSIAHVHTYGDGIRFNKINDKNGYSDKRAYGQSKLANILHVKELTRRFQEEGVNITANAVHPGLIMTPLMRHSMLLMRLLQAFSFFIWKNVPQGAATTCYVALHPSLKGVSGKYFLDCNEKRASSYARDETLAKRLWDFSKNLINSSYKV